In the genome of Mucilaginibacter sp. 14171R-50, the window GGCAATGGTAGCTATCCCGATACCAAAGATGAGGAACCATTGGGGCATTAATTGATAAAAAGGGTTATTAACGCTCAAGTCAATAGATTGGCCTGTGTGCTGCAGCAGCCACACCGCCTGCCCCAGGTAATTTAAAATAAGACAGGTTTTTACATATATCCAGCTTATTTGTATGTTTTTACGGCCGCAGTGCCCAAGATCGGAATATAAAGCCTCGGCCCCGGTAGTACATAAAAACACTGCTCCTAAAATTATAAAAGCGTTGTAATCGCTGGTGAGCAGATGATAGGCGTAATACGGGTTAAAAGCCTTTAGTATTACCGGCATTTTAATAATGTAGTTGATGCCCAAAACACCCATCATGCTAAACCATATAAACATCATAGGCCCAAATGCCTTACCTACCAACGATGTACCAAACTGCTGTATAATAAATAGCGCTGCTATAATAGCTATTACTATTTGCACGGTGGGCAAATTAGGGTAATAGGCGGTTAGCCCCTCTATGGCGGATGATATGGTAATGGGCGGGGTAATAATACCATCGGCCAATAAGGCGCAGCCTCCTAACACCGCGGGTATAACCAACCACCTGGCCTTGCGGCGTACCAGCGAAAAAAGCGAGAATATACCGCCCTCCCCTTTGTTATCGGCCCGGAGGGTTATTACAACGTATTTTAGGGTGGTTTGCAGTGTAAGTGTCCAGATGATGAGGGAAACACCCCCAACTACCAGGGTTTCTGAAATACGCTGCGAAAAGTTAGTATGCCCCAACCCAACAATTGCCTTAAAAACGTATAAAGGTGATGTACCAATATCACCGTAGATTATTCCTAAACTAATTAGCAGCCCTGCGGCGGTTAATTTCTGTAAGTCCTTTTGATGTGACACTTTTTTGTTATTTATTATAAATCAATAACAGCCTGATCAATACAATCAGGCTCACTTATTTATTAATTTACCCGGTGTATTTCAACACTGTCAGGTGATGTAAGCATTAACGGTACCTTTTCTACCGTTACAAAGCTTAGGTCGAGGCCAAAATTGCGCTCTTCCGATAAGCTTACTTTTTTAAGTTGCACGTATATAAACATAATGAAACGTTCGTACAGCGACAGGTTATGCGATCGCGACAGCACCTTTTCTATCACCACAAACCTAAAATCGCCGACAATTTTATGCTTATGCAACGATTCGTACCGGCTGGTAATATCTACCTCGCCATTCTTTACCAAATCTTCCACCACCTTGCGGAACAGCAGGTTTATTTGCTGCTCTACCCGGAACCCGAGTTTAAAATCGATGCGGATGAGCTTACCGGGAATTAGAAAATCAACTTCGTAATCGCGCTTGTAAGGTTCGTCTACCACATCAACATGCACCAGCCAGTAAACATCGGCACGCTTGGGTTTTTTTTGAAGGATGGAGTAAATAATTTTTGATTCTATTTCGGAGTTGAAGTTTGCGCTCGTCATATAAACCAGTTGCGATGCATATTTAGGTACCGTCTGGTCTTCGCTCATTTCTTTAATAATGTCAAAATAATCGTCGATCTCGATAAATTTAACGAAGCGGTTCTTGATCTTGCGGGCGGAGTACCAGGTCCACATCACTACAAATAGTACCACGCCTATTGACAGGGTAAACCAGCCGCCATCAATAAATTTATGCAGGTTACCCAATAAAAACGCGCCCTCAATAACCGTGTACATGGTAAAAAATATCACAATAAGGTACATGGGCACCTTTTTTCGCCGTAAGAAATTCGAAATAAGGATGGTGGTCATCATCATTGCTACGGTTATGCTAAGGCCATAAGCCGCTTCCATAGCTTCGGACTTTTTAAACAGCCACATTACGCCTAAACACCCTGCAAAAAGCACCCAGTTAATGCTGGGCACATACAGCTGGCCTTTCTGGTCGCTCGGGTAAACTATTTTGGCTTTAGGCCATAAGTTTAACCTGACAGCCTCGGCAATTAACGTGAACGAGCTTGATATTACGGCCTGGCAGGCAATAACTGCCGCCACCGTAGCTATGCCTATACCAAATATGAGGAACCACGGTGGCATTATCTGGTAAAAGGGGTTAAATACATTCAGGTCAATATCGTTACGGCCGTTACGCTGCAACAGCCAAACCGCCTGCCCAAAATAGTTTAGCAGCAGGCAGGGTTTAACATATAGCCAGGTTGCCCGTATGTTTGGCCGGCCGCAGTGGCCAAGGTCTGAGTAAAGCGCTTCGGCGCCGGTAGTACACAAAAAAACCGCTCCCAAAATTACAAACGCGTTATAATCGCTGCTGAGCAGCTGGTAGGCGTAGTAAGGGTTTATGCCTTTTAATATCGATGGCATTTGCACAATGTAGCTAATGCCTAAAACCCCCATCATGGTGAACCATAAGAACATAATGGGGCCAAATGCCCTGCCCACTATCGAAGACCCATACTGCTGTATAAAAAATAAAAACGTAATGATACCTACCACTATATAAAAGGTAGGCAGGTTATGGTAGCGGGAACTTAGCCCTTCTATTGCCGCTGATATGGTAATTGGCGGGGTGATAATACCGTCGGCCAGTAATGCGCAGCCCCCTATTATAGCGGGGATAACAAGCCATTTGGCGCGACGTCTCACCAGCGAGAACAACGAAAAAACGCCGCCTTCGCCCTTATTATCGGCCCGTAGGGTTATTACAACATATTTAAGTGTGGTTTGCAGGGTGAGCGTCCAGAATATGAGGGACACGCCTCCAAGCACTAAGGTTTCAGATATCCTGTTTGTACCGATGATGGCTTTAAAAACATACAGAGGTGATGTTCCTATATCCCCGTAGATTATTCCTAAACTAATAAGGAGCCCCGAGGCTGATAGTTTCTGCAGATCTTTATGGTTCGACACGCTGATTTAAAAAACGATACAAAACTATTAAAAAAAACCATTAACAACTTAAACTATAAACAACCGTATAAGTCTACTAATCGACAACAACTGATAAAGCGTTATTTTGTTAAAATTTGTTAAAACTATTTATTAATTCATAACTATATTAATTGATGAGCGCTTTATTTATACTTTTGCAAATAATATAATACTATGGTGCAACGATCTACTTTTGTTAATTCCTGGTTTACCGTAATTGTTTTGGCAATAGCGGTGAACTTTGCGCTTGCAAAAGGGGTTAACGCGCAAAAAAGCGATACTTCGTACCTGCGTAGTCTTAAATCAAAAGCGAAAACATCTTACTTAAAAACCGGTCTGCACCTGGCATTGCCGCCGTTAAAGCCGGCCGCCGTATCAACAGCAAAAATTAATCTGGCCCGCCCCGATGATAAGCTGCTTACCAACGTGCAGGTTTACCCCATACCCGTTACCGATGTTATTAATGTAAAGTACACGGTATCGCGCAGTGCATATGTAAACGTAAACGTGATGGATGTTTTGGGCAATAATGTGCTCACCCTGTTTTCGCAAAGGGTTGATTTTGGCGATCAAAGCATCAGCTACAACATCAGCAACAAACTGTCACGCGGTTTTTACTTTATCAGGATAGTGGTTGGAAACGAATCGGTAAACAAGCGCATCTCGGTACTGTAAGCCCTCCTTATCTAATGTAGAGACGCGATGATTCGCGCCTTAACCCTGTTATTTTTATGTAGAGACGCGACACATCGCGTCTGAATTGAATATTGTTCAAGACGCGAAGTACCGGGTCTCTACAGGAACGTCTTTTTAGGGTTTTAATTTAGCGTTCAGAATCTAACCCTTAGGATTTTAAAATTAGGATTTAGAATTTAGAGTTTATAATTTCGGCATCTATGAAAATAATAGCTATTGGCCGCAATTATGCCGAGCACGCCAAAGAGTTAAATAACCCCGTGCCCACCACGCCGGTGATATTTATGAAACCGGATACCGCCCTGCTAAAGGACAACAAACCGTTTTACCATCCCGATTTTTCGCAGGATATACACCACGAAATTGAAATAGTATTAAAGGTAAGCAAGGAAGGCAAGTACGTAAGTGAAAAGTTCGCGGCAAGTTATTTTGAAGAAATTGCCCTTGGGGTTGATTTCACCGCGCGCGATATTCAAACCAAACACAAAGAGAAAGGGCTGCCCTGGGAGCTTGCCAAAGCATTTGATCATTCGGCACCGGTAAGCAACTTTTTACCAAAAGATAAGTTTGCTGATATATACAACCTGAACTTTAAACTGGATTTGAACGGCGAAACCCGCCAGCAGGGCAATACTCAAAACCTGCTTTTTTCTTTTGAGCGTATAATCGCCTTTGTATCACAGTACATCACCCTGAAAAAAGGCGACCTGATATTTACAGGTACCCCCGAAGGGGTTGGTAAAGTACAAGTTGGCGATAGATTGGAAGGATTTTTGGAGGGTGAAAAGCTTTTGGATTTTTATGTTAAATAAATATAGTACTACTAACACCGCTGCCAAATTTAAAAATCACCGTCATTGCGAGGAACGAAGCGATCTCAAAACTATGCTTTTTCGTCCTGCATACCGGCTACCTGGGTATCAGGAGATTGCTTCGTATCTCGCAATGACGGGACGGCGAAGCCTGCTGACTGTTATCTCGGTTCTTTTTAGCGTTACCACCCACGCCCAGGATGTTATCCAGAGCAAGCAATACCCAAAAAATCAGTTCAGGTACCCTTTAGACCTGCCGCCAAGTACAGCAGGTTCATTTGGCGAGCTCAGGCCAAGCCACTTCCACTCGGGGCTTGATTTTAAAACAAACCAGCGGATAGGTTTTCCGGTGCACGCCGTTTATGATGGCTATATATCAAGGGTTAGGATACAGTTTGGGGGCTTTGGCCAGGCGTTGTACATTACGCACCCTAACGGCTATACCAGCGTTTACGGCCATATAGATAGCTTTACGCCGCAGGTTGCCAAATACATACGCGATTACCAGTACAAAAACCAAACCTACGAGGCAGACATTGCCGTACCGCAGGGACTGTTTAAAGTTCAAAAAGGAGATATTGTGGCCATATCAGGTAACAGGGGCGCATCTGCCGGCCCGCACCTGCATTTTGAGATAAGAGATAGCTTGACGGAAGAAACCATCAACCCCCAACTGTTCGGGCTCACCATCCCTGATACGCGGCCGCCTGCCCTTACCGCTGTTGGCATTTATCATTTAAACGGCAACCCATTTAGCGATAAAACACCAAAAGAGCTTTTGGCCTTAACAGGCTCAAATGGCAATTATCACTTGTTAAAACCACAAGTACTAAACCTTAGCGGTAACACGGGCTTTGGTATCACCGCTTACGATATGACCAGTGCATCCATGAACCGCAACGGCCTTTATTCGGTTGAGCTAAAGCTGGACGGCATCACCATGTATACCTTTGCTGTTGAGCGGTTCGCATTCGACCAAACGCACGCCATTAATGCCTACATAGACTACCCCGGGTTTATTTCCTCGCGCCAATGGATACAAAAATGCTTTGTACTGCCCGGCAGCCGCATATCCCTGTACCCGCAGTCTATCAACAGGGGTATTATGGCATTTAATGATGATGCCCTGCACGAGGTACAGTTTATAGTAAAGGACATAGCGGGCAATACATCAACCCTCACATTAAAAGTACAATCGAGCACCCAGGCAGCCAACCTTATGCCCGATAAGCCAACCGGAACGTTGTTTCGCTATGATAAGAAAAGCGAGTTTGCCAACGATAAGGTTAGGGTGAGTGTTATGCCGGGCAACTTGTACGACGATCTGGATTTCCAGTATGCCGCCCTACCGGCCAAACCCGGGGCTTTATCGCAAACGCACCGCATTCACAATAAATTTACGCCTATCCACGACGAATACGACCTGTGGATAAAACCCGATGTAACCCTTGGGGCCAACGCGGGCAAGGCCGTGATAGTTAACGCTGCCAGCGGCAGCATTGGCGGCACCTACGAAGATGGGTATGTAAAGGCCAAAGCACATACCTTTGGCGATTATTATATTAAGCTTGATACTGTAGCGCCACGTATTACACCTATAAACATACATAACGGAAGTAACCTGCGTGGCATAAGGGCAATTAAGCTGCGTATAAGCGATAACCTTAGCGGAATTAAAAGCTATACCGGCCGTATTGACGGCAAATGGGTGCTGATGGAGTGGGATTATAAAACTAGAATATTAAGTTATACATTTGACGATACAATAACTGCCGGGAAACATACTTATGAATTTTCGGTAACAGATATTAAAGACAACGTTTCAACATTCACAGCAGAATTTACCAGGTAACATGGCAACTTTAAAACAAGGCGATAAAGCGCCAAACTTTACTGCTAACGATCAGAACGGCCAGCCGGTTTCGTTAAGCGATTTTAAGGGCAAAAATGTCATTCTATACTTTTACCCAAAAGATGATACGCCCGGCTGCACTGCCGAAAGCTGCGATTTCAGGGATAATTATCAGTCGTTGCTGAGCCGGGGGTTTGAAGTAATCGGCGTAAGTGTAGATGATGAAAAATCGCATAAAAAATTCGAGACCAAATACCAACTGCCGTTTACCCTTATTGCTGACACCGATCACAGCATTGTAGAAGCCTACGGCGTTTGGGTTGAAAAAAACATGTATGGCAAAAAATACATGGGCACCGCCCGTACCACCTTTATTATCAACGGCGACGGCATTATCAATAAAGTAATTGATAAGGTTGATACAAAAAATTCATCGCAGCAGGTGCTCGATCTGTTGTAAGCCAGTAGCCACTTTCTCCGCTGGTTAGCGAAAGGACTTTAGAGATTAAAGCTTGCCGTGTCGGGGTAGATTTAGAAGAGGCTAAAACATATATCAAACAAAAACGCTTTATATTTATTTAAAAGAATAAATTTTAATAGATGGCCATTCAGGCAGAAGACGAAGAAATATTAAGCAAGTTTAGGGACGAAGAGACCCGCAACGAAGCGTTTAACCTTTTACTGAAAAAGTATCAGCAAAAAATATACTGGCACGTGCGCCGTATGGTTATTGACCACGACGATGCAGATGATA includes:
- a CDS encoding KUP/HAK/KT family potassium transporter, with the translated sequence MSNHKDLQKLSASGLLISLGIIYGDIGTSPLYVFKAIIGTNRISETLVLGGVSLIFWTLTLQTTLKYVVITLRADNKGEGGVFSLFSLVRRRAKWLVIPAIIGGCALLADGIITPPITISAAIEGLSSRYHNLPTFYIVVGIITFLFFIQQYGSSIVGRAFGPIMFLWFTMMGVLGISYIVQMPSILKGINPYYAYQLLSSDYNAFVILGAVFLCTTGAEALYSDLGHCGRPNIRATWLYVKPCLLLNYFGQAVWLLQRNGRNDIDLNVFNPFYQIMPPWFLIFGIGIATVAAVIACQAVISSSFTLIAEAVRLNLWPKAKIVYPSDQKGQLYVPSINWVLFAGCLGVMWLFKKSEAMEAAYGLSITVAMMMTTILISNFLRRKKVPMYLIVIFFTMYTVIEGAFLLGNLHKFIDGGWFTLSIGVVLFVVMWTWYSARKIKNRFVKFIEIDDYFDIIKEMSEDQTVPKYASQLVYMTSANFNSEIESKIIYSILQKKPKRADVYWLVHVDVVDEPYKRDYEVDFLIPGKLIRIDFKLGFRVEQQINLLFRKVVEDLVKNGEVDITSRYESLHKHKIVGDFRFVVIEKVLSRSHNLSLYERFIMFIYVQLKKVSLSEERNFGLDLSFVTVEKVPLMLTSPDSVEIHRVN
- a CDS encoding T9SS type A sorting domain-containing protein translates to MVQRSTFVNSWFTVIVLAIAVNFALAKGVNAQKSDTSYLRSLKSKAKTSYLKTGLHLALPPLKPAAVSTAKINLARPDDKLLTNVQVYPIPVTDVINVKYTVSRSAYVNVNVMDVLGNNVLTLFSQRVDFGDQSISYNISNKLSRGFYFIRIVVGNESVNKRISVL
- a CDS encoding fumarylacetoacetate hydrolase family protein gives rise to the protein MKIIAIGRNYAEHAKELNNPVPTTPVIFMKPDTALLKDNKPFYHPDFSQDIHHEIEIVLKVSKEGKYVSEKFAASYFEEIALGVDFTARDIQTKHKEKGLPWELAKAFDHSAPVSNFLPKDKFADIYNLNFKLDLNGETRQQGNTQNLLFSFERIIAFVSQYITLKKGDLIFTGTPEGVGKVQVGDRLEGFLEGEKLLDFYVK
- a CDS encoding M23 family metallopeptidase, whose amino-acid sequence is MTGRRSLLTVISVLFSVTTHAQDVIQSKQYPKNQFRYPLDLPPSTAGSFGELRPSHFHSGLDFKTNQRIGFPVHAVYDGYISRVRIQFGGFGQALYITHPNGYTSVYGHIDSFTPQVAKYIRDYQYKNQTYEADIAVPQGLFKVQKGDIVAISGNRGASAGPHLHFEIRDSLTEETINPQLFGLTIPDTRPPALTAVGIYHLNGNPFSDKTPKELLALTGSNGNYHLLKPQVLNLSGNTGFGITAYDMTSASMNRNGLYSVELKLDGITMYTFAVERFAFDQTHAINAYIDYPGFISSRQWIQKCFVLPGSRISLYPQSINRGIMAFNDDALHEVQFIVKDIAGNTSTLTLKVQSSTQAANLMPDKPTGTLFRYDKKSEFANDKVRVSVMPGNLYDDLDFQYAALPAKPGALSQTHRIHNKFTPIHDEYDLWIKPDVTLGANAGKAVIVNAASGSIGGTYEDGYVKAKAHTFGDYYIKLDTVAPRITPINIHNGSNLRGIRAIKLRISDNLSGIKSYTGRIDGKWVLMEWDYKTRILSYTFDDTITAGKHTYEFSVTDIKDNVSTFTAEFTR
- the bcp gene encoding thioredoxin-dependent thiol peroxidase, with the protein product MATLKQGDKAPNFTANDQNGQPVSLSDFKGKNVILYFYPKDDTPGCTAESCDFRDNYQSLLSRGFEVIGVSVDDEKSHKKFETKYQLPFTLIADTDHSIVEAYGVWVEKNMYGKKYMGTARTTFIINGDGIINKVIDKVDTKNSSQQVLDLL